GCTTCTTTTGCTGGTCAAAGAGGTTTATGCCTGAGAGGCCTGAGTGCCTGGGGTATTTAGGCCCACTTAGGGCAAGAAGGGGGAACAGGgctggttttaaaataaaagcaggcCTGCAATATGCTTCACAGGGTGTTCCATTAGAAGATCTTGGGGCAGCAGTTGCCAGTAGGCACCTCACCTCTTCAGGACTAGACCTGGACTTTACCTGAAAGGCGGGTGACTACCAGCTGCCCCAAGTGAGCAAACAGAGGACATTTTCCATGAAACAATGTTAGAGAATTTAGCTTTTGCTTCTATAAATATCATAGCTTAGCTACATTATTAATGAAATTGCAATTTCACCATCATTTAGAACAGCTTCagtcagaaaatatttcaagagagCTACCCTGCAGATGTGCAAGTGAACTTTGCGAGCACAACCTGCTCCCACGTGGGGAACTATCCATCTTTGTGCTGTGGTCACAAGACAATCAAAATACCACCCAGTTCTCCCTGTGAGTGGATTAGTTCAGCCTCCCAAACTCAGCCCGGAATGTGGGGAGATGCTCTGCTCAGCTAACAGTGGAGCCAGCTTACATGTCCTTAGATCTCAGGGCACACTTGTCAACCCAAACCTTGGCCCTGCATGCATCTGCCTCCTTCAGAATTCAATACCCAACTTCCACCTGTGGCAGCAATTAATGGGCTCACTTGGTAGAGAAGGTCACTTGGGGACTTGGTGAGGTATTACAAGTTTACCCTTAATAGCATCATATATCTGACAGCATCCACAGACAGTTGTGAGTACCGACTGTGTGCAAGGCACTAGCCTGAGCTTCAagctaaatattaataaatctctATATAGCTTCATCCTACTTTCATTTAGACTCTATAACTTCTGCACCCTGTCTGCGACATGCCTTACCTCCATGATAACTTTATGTAATTGTTTCCAGTGTGCCTTCTGTGAGACTGTACCAGTGATTGTCTTAATTCCTTCCCCACTGAAAACCTTTGGGTTCATAGGAGATTCCTTGCTCAGGGGTAGCATCCTGTTTCCATCTGTGAAACATACATTGCACAGGTACACAATGGCAGTCCACTGAAGTGGACGGCATAAAACTGGCCATGAAGATGGCCAGAAGCCAtttgttcttgcttggaggagGAAGGCTTGCTGGGGGTAGCATCTCAAAGAGAAGTCTTGGATACCATTAAACACCCATCAGTGGTGATGAGTTGTAAGATTATAGCTTTtgatttttcaactttttctcccAGGTGAAAGGCCAGAAGCACAAGAACTTGGTGTGTCTTTATCAATATATAGGAATGGGGGGATACCAGATGGCTGGAATGTCCAGATATGAAGATTTCCAGTAAAAGTCTATGTAGGGACAGGAAGAGGAAAGCATTCATCTCTAACCTGAGTGGTGTATGGCATTGACAGCACGTAGGCTTCTCTTGTTATATAATTGTGCATGTGGGCCTGGATctgccaggccttcctgtgaGATGTTTTTCCAAGAGCAGACAATGAACTGTCTCGTTTAGGGCCTTGCTCAAAGTAGACATTCAGTGACCATTTGATGAACAGAATATACTTGCCTGGGTACCTGTGGTgttgtgcatgtgtgcatttGGGAGATATGTCAAGAAGTATGGATAAATGTTCCTTGTGCTTTTGTATACGGAATGTGCCAGAGATGGGTGGAAGGCATGCCTGAGTCTGCAGTAAAGAGCATTGCTATTGGACACATAGATGCTGAGAAAGCGTCCAAGACTTGTCCACATGCTCCCTGGGGACACTCGGTCTGAGGTTTGCTCCTTGGTTGGGTAGTTCTTCTGTGAACATGAGCGCATCACTGCAGGGATTTCTGCTCCCCACATTGGGTGTGGTTGGAAGGCAGCTGAGCTCCCAAGGCAGGACACCTCTGCCCCCTGCCTAGCTAGACAGGCAGGGATGGCCTCTTTTCCATCTGGAGAAGCTTGGGCTGGGCAGAGATCCAGAGGTCTTCTTCagccttcttctttttcttcttcttcttccccttGTTTTGCTCCGGCTGTCGGCCATTTTCACCTGGCCGGTtccagcagcagtggcagcagatGAAGAGGAAGGTGATGATCACCAGGAGGGGCAGCCCCAGGAGGATGCCTAGACAGATGCTGTTGAAGAGGCCCTCCTGGTGTTTGGTAGAGATGATGTCCCAGATGGCACTGAAGAACATGCTGATTTTCTCCATGGTGCGTGGCTACACTGGGTCAGAGGAGCCCCTTAGCCCACCCGCAAGGGCAGTACACGAGAGGATGCAGGCTTGCCCACTTGGAACTTAGCCCTCTTCCAGCTCTGGGTTTGGGCAGGCCACAGATAGCACCTAAAGAGAGAACAGTGGATCGTTTAAGAGAGATGCCATGGGGATGGTctataatttttaataacatCATTGATTTTAGGCTCAGGAAATGGGAGGAAATCAAAGAGTTCCAGAGTTCACTGAAATTGTATTGAGACTCAATAAACAAGATAAATGCATGCATTTAGTCAGTTATGTATCAACTAATTCTCGCTATGTACACACTATACGGGGCTTAGGATATGACAGTTAATAAGATGTCAGACCTGGCACATAGGCAGTGCTCCACGATGGTTAGAGAAATCAGTGTGTGCATCCCACAGTGTTCTGGTTACAGGGTTGGTTCTCTGGACCCTCTACAGTAGTAGTTCTCCACCTTTCTTCATTTCAGCCTACCTGATAAATGATGAACACATACTCCCCACAGGACAGCTCCATATCCAACCTTCCATGAACACAATTTGTCATTTTTAACACTAATGAAAGCTTAAGCACAAGATAGAATGTCCAAGTCTTGCTGGCTGTCGTGGGGGCCCTGGACCTCCCCAGGCTAAGAGGTCATCAGTCCTCATCCTGTTTCACTCCTGCTTTTCTCATGGTCCCTTCATGCTTTCTTCCTGGCCccatgtctcctccctccttaCATTCCACTTTCAGGCCTGGCAAGGACTCATCATGCTGTGGGTGAGAAACCAGGTCTTTCTGTTTCTACCTTTCTCTCCCTCATTACCCTTGTCCCCCTGTCCCCCAACCAAATATTCCCAAGTCTCCTTCCCTGCCTGTTCCTCTCTTTGCAGTGAAAAGAGTTTTGCAGGCTGATCAGTGATGGTGCCTGGAAACTGGGAGGGGGTCCCtggctgcctccctcctcctATCCTGAGCCCAAGCTTGCAGCTGGGCAGTTCTGGTTGCTTCTCCAGAGTGGTCCCTCTTCCTATAGTACCTTCTCCAACTCTCCACATGTATCTCAAGCCTCAGCTCTCAAGTGTAAGATCTTAGAGGCGCCTTCAGTTCTGGAATCCACAGGTTCTTGGGTCTAAACAAGACTCGGAGGACAGGCATGAGTCAAAGGAATTTAAGAGACCTTTTGGCATTAAACATTGTTCAGGAGCCAAAGATCGAAAAGTCATTGATTTTCAGGCTGGAGAGCTTAGAAATCATCCTGACCAGCTGTCTCACTTTAAGATGCAGAATCTGAGGCCCAGAGTGGTGGGGTGACCTGTCTGTGAGGTTACACACAAGCACATGTATGTTTCTCATCACACACAAAGCTGTGATGAACACCCAGACCTCTGAACAATGGGTTCAGCACTCTCCCAAGGCTGCCGGGCAAGCAGAAAAACTAAGGATGGTAAcattactttatattttacttGATATTTTTCTAAGTCACCTTCATGTACATTATATCTTTTAAGTGAGCAACTGGATGGTGCATTGTGATTGGAGGGACGCACTAGGGGGACCTAGGTCCAGAGTCATTCTGAAGTTCAAGCTTCATTGGGTTGTCCTGCACTGGAGCATAAGTGCGTGTGTTATACATCTGGGTGGTGTGTTACACACGCTGTCCCAGCAGTTGTGCTTAGAGGTCTCATTCCTTGGATAACACGCACTCTTGGTGTCCCAGGTACCCAGTGCCCATGTGTGCATCCAAGCCCCACCCAGGATCTCCATCCTGGTCTGCAGGCATGTGGCCCCACCCCCTCATAATATTATTTATACAGTTTATGCAGTCGTATAAATTGGCACCTGCTTCTGTGCCATTGGGCCCAAGGAGCCTGACATCATGTTATACAGTGGGACTCATGGGAATcgcctagtggcccagtggttaagaatccatcttgcaatgcagggcacatgggtttgatccacgGTCTGGGAACCTTAACATGCtatatgctgcagggcaactaagcccatgtgcttcGGAGTCCACGCGTTCTGGAGTCCAtgcaccacagtgaaagatcccacgtgatgcaATAAGACCTGCCACAGCTGgtgaataaatacatattaaataaataaaattgttttttaaaagatggcacTTCTTACATGCCGGGCACTGTCCTAAGCACCTTGCGCCTGTTGACTCTCTTGGACTTTATCACAAGCTTATGCAGTAGGTACAGTTATCCCTCCCATCTACAGCCAAAGAGATGCAGGCACAGGTCACATGGTGTGTGAGTAGCAGAGCTGGCCCTGAGGATTCTGGGAAGCTTGGCTCCAGATCCCCAAGGGCTGAGCCATTCATAGCGTGGCTCTGGGCCTCCGATTTCTTCATGTGGAGTTAACCCATTTTTGGCAAGTAGCCCAGGGTTTATAgaatcctctgccatcccccagATCAACTGAAACATTTATCCCAGTCAACATTTATCCCTGTCTGCTGTAGAAAGAGACTACAAGGAAATTTATTTCCCATTGTCAGATACGTCACAAATGCATGAAGATACATACAATAAAAATCCAGTCCTGCCCAAGGGGAGGTTTATAGAAACATTCTGGCATCTGAACTTAAACTCAACATGCAACAAAGACGACCATCCCAAGAAGTTAGGTGTCCTTGCTGGAGGCTTTGCCTGAGCCGCTCCAGTGCCTGAAACATCACGTGCCGTGGACCTGCCTGCACACCATCAAGTGCACAGGCTCTTTACAGAGGAAAACCACACTTGGTCTCCCCAGACCCCTCAGTGGGGCCAGCCCGGCGCCTGTTCCTTCTCACACCCCTCACTGTCCTCTGGATTCTCCTCCCTTTGCCATAATCTTTGCTTTGACCTCAGCCTTATATGGTCCTGTTTTTTTGACCCAGAGGGATTTTTATGTTCTGTTGTAGGAAGACTTTGGGTGCCTTTCTCTAAGCTGATCCTTCCTACACATATGGTTTTGAGAACCAAAGCCTCTTTGCACTGATTTCTGTGATTCAAATTAGACAGCAGCAGACCACACTTACTGACAAGCTTTCCTGTGCTGGGGTCATGCTGGTCTCTGTGGGGAGCATATGTG
The sequence above is a segment of the Ovis aries strain OAR_USU_Benz2616 breed Rambouillet chromosome 12, ARS-UI_Ramb_v3.0, whole genome shotgun sequence genome. Coding sequences within it:
- the KIAA0040 gene encoding uncharacterized protein KIAA0040 homolog, with translation MEKISMFFSAIWDIISTKHQEGLFNSICLGILLGLPLLVIITFLFICCHCCWNRPGENGRQPEQNKGKKKKKKKKAEEDLWISAQPKLLQMEKRPSLPV